In Aegilops tauschii subsp. strangulata cultivar AL8/78 chromosome 3, Aet v6.0, whole genome shotgun sequence, one genomic interval encodes:
- the LOC109782284 gene encoding uncharacterized protein — protein sequence MGNALPCLVDQGVKALPAAAKPRRRMYSLKLLMRVLHRMKRTPRGNKIGGKSSPESDSEVGGAGVKSVKASHGKASPRRAAAGGGGGQRKGVVRVKVLLSKEEAARLLSLTVGGQKTAAQIVAEIKRMEARRAAANAAAAAGWRPALASIPEESS from the coding sequence ATGGGCAACGCTCTGCCGTGCTTGGTCGACCAGGGCGTGAAGGCTctgccggcggcggcgaagcCCAGGCGAAGGATGTACTCGCTCAAGCTTCTCATGAGGGTCCTCCACAGGATGAAGAGGACGCCGCGCGGCAACAAGATTGGCGGCAAGTCCTCTCCGGAATCTGATTCTGAAGTAGGTGGAGCTGGCGTGAAGAGTGTCAAGGCCAGCCACGGCAAGGCCTCCCCGAGAcgagcggcggcgggtggtggtgGCGGCCAGAGGAAGGGCGTCGTGAGGGTGAAGGTGCTCCTCAGCAAGGAGGAGGCGGCGCGGCTGCTGTCGCTGACCGTGGGGGGCCAGAAGACGGCGGCGCAGATCGTGGCCGAGATCAAGAGGATGGaggcccgccgcgccgccgccaaTGCTGCCGCGGCGGCCGGGTGGCGGCCCGCGCTGGCGAGCATCCCCGAGGAGTCGTCGTAG
- the LOC109782269 gene encoding uncharacterized protein isoform X1 produces the protein MDALTRLHRSLAGGDDEEWQEDDILGDTEGLCSLSPLQRLYAFAACLVAGLALMMLSLIVFARPIKFALLFTFGNIMAVGSTVFVMGVNKQLRMMLDPVRVYATAIYVGCAVFALIFALLIHDKLLTLIAIICEICALFWAVESAVHNGAGSR, from the exons ATGGACGCCCTCACCCGCCTCCACCGGTCGCTCGCCGGCGGCGACGACGAAGAGTGGCAGGAGGACGACATCCTCGGTGATACCGAAGGCCtctgctctctctcccctctccAG CGGCTCTACGCCTTCGCGGCTTGCTTGGTTGCTGGACTCGCCCTCATGATGCTG TCACTTATTGTTTTCGCCAGACCTATCAAATTTGCTCTCTTGTTTACATTTGGAAACATAATGGCAGTTGGCAG CACAGTCTTTGTAATGGGGGTAAATAAACAATTGAGGATGATGCTTGACCCAGTTCGTGTTTATGCAACGGCTATTTATGTTGGATGTGCtgtttttgctctgattttcgCTCTTTTG ATTCATGACAAGCTGCTAACATTGATTGCAATCATATGTGAGATATGTGCGCTCTTCTG GGCTGTTGAAAGTGCTGTACACAATGGTGCAGGCAGCAGATAA
- the LOC109782269 gene encoding uncharacterized protein isoform X2 yields MDALTRLHRSLAGGDDEEWQEDDILGDTEGLCSLSPLQRLYAFAACLVAGLALMMLSLIVFARPIKFALLFTFGNIMAVGSTVFVMGVNKQLRMMLDPVRVYATAIYVGCAVFALIFALLIHDKLLTLIAIICEICALFWYSLSYIPFARQIVSNLMVKLCDTEL; encoded by the exons ATGGACGCCCTCACCCGCCTCCACCGGTCGCTCGCCGGCGGCGACGACGAAGAGTGGCAGGAGGACGACATCCTCGGTGATACCGAAGGCCtctgctctctctcccctctccAG CGGCTCTACGCCTTCGCGGCTTGCTTGGTTGCTGGACTCGCCCTCATGATGCTG TCACTTATTGTTTTCGCCAGACCTATCAAATTTGCTCTCTTGTTTACATTTGGAAACATAATGGCAGTTGGCAG CACAGTCTTTGTAATGGGGGTAAATAAACAATTGAGGATGATGCTTGACCCAGTTCGTGTTTATGCAACGGCTATTTATGTTGGATGTGCtgtttttgctctgattttcgCTCTTTTG ATTCATGACAAGCTGCTAACATTGATTGCAATCATATGTGAGATATGTGCGCTCTTCTG GTATAGCTTGAGCTACATCCCTTTCGCTCGACAGATTGTTTCCAACCTGATGGTGAAGCTGTGCGACACTGAGCTATGA
- the LOC109782264 gene encoding probable F-box protein At3g61730 has translation MRSSLLLLPPHAAAAHGTSPPPPSPRRCMGKAFSLLRPEPQTQGEPGEGMAMELRKRPRPRRLDPDFVSSPPPTSPRKRPRKQDAERKQPRRPAAARRQPAPSKRARCAQQGIGSPVAGLQPSRCCRIVAPLSRVSFIPRSRVPFNWYEPDIWTEVAKHLHGADLLRLSATCLWFFRLLYEDSIWRYAFLRDLSLHTNDPKMLRLLQVPRPFHRSWRLLYATAFDDTHAYCFRQPEKHIEWFRIGGFLMDTPKLLLTAKLALPPWRPILDDGPEISIGFMGACLLTNVRPGIWIADMNMVRCPVCNLNKCEGTMQVLDARHCELYLENKFRDGTWEYEDLGSHFSNEKLDTAAAAIFNYDYIDSPCVKNILNSKSWIRDRTNLLPKGCFTPVAVALSSNLKPNEGLLSRFQAMRDMSRGGQIVSVRITQQLL, from the exons ATGCGATcgtcgctgctcctcctcccCCCACACGCAGCAGCAGCGCACGGCACCTCGCCTCCGCCTCCCAGTCCCAGGCGCTGCATGGGCAAGGCCTTCTCCCTCCTGCGCCCGGAGCCACAGACGCAGGGAGAGCCGGGGGAGGGGATGGCGATGGAGCTGAGGAAGCGCCCGCGGCCGCGGCGCCTCGACCCCGACTTCGtctcgtcgccgccgcccacgtCGCCCAGGAAGCGGCCGCGGAAGCAGGACGCGGAGAGGAAGCAGCCACGGCGGCCCGCGGCAGCGAGGAGGCAGCCAGCGCCGAGCAAGAGGGCCAGGTGCGCGCAGCAGGGCATCGGGAGCCCCGTCGCCGGGCTCCAGCCTTCCAGGTGCTGCAGGATCGTGGCGCCGCTGTCGCGCGTCTCCTTCATCCCCCGCTCTCGCGTCCCCTTCAACTG GTATGAGCCGGACATCTGGACGGAGGTGGCCAAGCACCTGCACGGCGCTGACCTGCTGAGGCTCTCCGCCACCTGCCTCTGGTTCTTCCGCCTCCTCTACGAGGACTCCATCTGGCGCTACGCCTTCCTCCGCGACCTCTCGCTCCACACCAACGATCCCAAGATGCTCAGGCTCCTCCAGGTTCCCCGCCCGTTCCACCGCTCCTGGCGCCTCCTCTACGCCACCGCCTTCG ACGATACCCATGCATACTGCTTCCGTCAGCCCGAGAAGCACATTG AGTGGTTTCGCATTGGTGGATTCCTGATGGACACGCCGAAGCTGCTGCTGACGGCGAAGCTGGCACTGCCACCGTGGAGGCCGATCCTGGATGATGGCCCGGAGATCTCCATCGGATTCATGGGAGCCTGCTTGCTCACCAACGTCCGCCCCGGGATCTGGATCGCTG ATATGAACATGGTGCGATGCCCCGTGTGCAACCTCAACAAGTGCGAAG GGACGATGCAGGTTCTGGACGCGCGGCACTGCGAGCTGTACCTGGAGAACAAGTTCAGGGATGGGACCTGGGAGTATGAGGACCTCGGCAGTCACTTCAGCAATGAGAAGCTGGATACTGCCGCTGCTGCCATCTTCAACTACGACTACATCGATTCCCCATGTGTCAAAA ATATTCTCAACTCCAAGTCTTGGATCCGGGATCGCACCAACCTGCTGCCCAAGGGATGCTTCACCCCGGTCGCTGTCGCCCTCAGCAGCAACCTCAAGCCCAACGAAG GGTTGCTGTCGAGGTTCCAGGCGATGCGGGACATGTCGAGGGGCGGGCAGATCGTGTCTGTCAGGATCACGCAGCAGCTCCTGTGA